Proteins encoded by one window of Vigna radiata var. radiata cultivar VC1973A chromosome 5, Vradiata_ver6, whole genome shotgun sequence:
- the LOC106760933 gene encoding probable protein phosphatase 2C 10 isoform X2, whose amino-acid sequence MEDYHVAKFAQIKDNELGLFAIYDGHLGDRVPAYLQKHLFTNILREEEFWEDPTLSISKAYEITDQEILSNSSDLGRGGSTAVTAILINGRRLWIANVGDSRAVLSRKGQALQMTIDHEPNMERGSIENRGGFVSNLPGDVPRVNGQLAVSRAFGDKSLKSHLRSDPDVQNTDIDVDTEILIIASDGLWKVMTNQDAVDIARRSKDPQKAAKQLTAEALKRDSKDDISCVVVKFR is encoded by the exons ATGGAGGACTATCATGTTGCCAAGTTTGCTCAGATAAAAGACAATGAATTGGGTTTATTTGCTATCTATGATGGCCATTTGGGTGACCGTGTGCCTGCCTACTTACAGAAACATTTGTTTACCAACATTCTGCGGGAG GAGGAATTTTGGGAAGACCCCACTCTTTCCATCTCAAAAGCTTACGAGATCACAGATCAGGAAATTCTATCAAACAGTTCTGACCTTGGGCGTGGTGGATCAACAGCCGTAACTGCTATATTGATCAATGGGCGAAGGTTATGGATAGCTAATGTTGGAGACTCACGAGCTGTTCTTTCTAGAAAAGGTCAAGCTTTACAAATGACTATAGACCACGAGCCAAACATGGAACGAGGTAGCATTGAGAATAGAGGTGGCTTTGTCTCTAATTTGCCAG GTGATGTGCCTAGAGTAAATGGACAACTTGCTGTTTCTCGAGCATTTGGTGACAAGAGTCTCAAGTCACATTTGCGATCAGACCCTGATGTGCAGAACACTGACATAGATGTTGATACTGAGATTCTAATAATTGCAAGTGATGGACTTTGGAAG GTGATGACTAATCAAGACGCTGTGGATATTGCTAGAAGATCGAAAGACCCACAGAAGGCAGCTAAGCAACTTACTGCTGAAGCATTAAAAAGAGATAGTAAAGATGATATATCTTGTGTTGTGGTTAAATTCAGGTGA
- the LOC106762668 gene encoding 5'-adenylylsulfate reductase-like 4 isoform X3 gives MRVWGSEIVFAVLLCGTLSSTAQPHHNHRRFSQTTTTATVCPVHSLLDFVLGFPDSTCPLPDSLGSIAVTEKALNMVHKNNHEYVAVLFYASWCPFSRVFRPVFSVLSALHPSIPHFSIEESSVRPRFVILSKYGVHGFPTLFILNSTMRVRYHGSRTLASLIGFYNDVTGIRIDSLDQLSLEKIGRSSTDKSHGNTEPESCPFSWARSPENLLRQETYLALATTFVVLRLLYSFFPTLLICIQFAWRRVIQNIRLGSLLEHPLIYLKRLIQSFNCLKEPCKRSNLQEGAMNARAWASKSLATVSIGEESSSRGMHQ, from the exons ATGAGGGTTTGGGGATCGGAGATCGTCTTCGCCGTGTTGCTCTGTGGGACCCTCTCTTCCACCGCTCAACCGCATCATAATCATCGTAGGTTTTCtcagaccaccaccaccgctaCAGTCTGTCCCGTCCACTCCCTTCTCGATTTCGTCTTAGGGTTTCCAGATTCCACATGCCCTCTTCCCGATTCTCTTGGATCCATTGCCGTCACCGAG AAGGCGCTGAATATGGTTCACAAGAATAATCACGAGTATGTGGCTGTGCTCTTCTATGCGTCATGGTGCCCTTTCTCGCGCGTGTTTAGACCGGTTTTCTCCGTGCTCTCTGCACTGCACCCTTCCATTCCTCATTTTTCTATTGAAGAATCCTCGGTTAGGCCGAGGTTTGT CATACTGTCCAAATATGGTGTCCATGGTTTCCCTACACTGTTCATTTTGAATTCTACCATGCGGGTTCGGTATCATGGTTCTCGGACACTTGCTTCGCTCATTGGTTTCTACAATGATGTTACAG GGATAAGGATTGATTCACTTGATCAACTATCACTTGAGAAAATTGGTCGTTCTTCCACTGATAAAAGTCATGGTAACACCGAGCCAGAAAGTTGTCCATTTTCATGGGCTAGATCTCCAGAAAATTTGCTGCGGCAGGAAACGTATTTGGCTCTGGCCACTACGTTTGTGGTTTTGAGATTACTATACTCCTTTTTTCCTACGCTGCTTATATGTATTCAATTTGCTTGGAGAAGGGTCATCCAAAATATTAGATTAGGGAGCTTACTGGAGCATCCTTTGATTTATTTGAAGCGGCTAATACAGTCTTTTAACTGTTTGAAAGAGCCGTGCAAGAGAAGTAATCTGCAGGAAGGAGCAATGAATGCTAGAGCATGGGCATCCAAGTCCCTAGCCACCGTTTCAATCGGAGAGGAAAGTAGCAGCCGTGGGATGCATCAGTGA
- the LOC106762668 gene encoding 5'-adenylylsulfate reductase-like 4 isoform X2, with the protein MRVWGSEIVFAVLLCGTLSSTAQPHHNHRRFSQTTTTATVCPVHSLLDFVLGFPDSTCPLPDSLGSIAVTEGDEVSLQKALNMVHKNNHEYVAVLFYASWCPFSRVFRPVFSVLSALHPSIPHFSIEESSVRPSILSKYGVHGFPTLFILNSTMRVRYHGSRTLASLIGFYNDVTGIRIDSLDQLSLEKIGRSSTDKSHGNTEPESCPFSWARSPENLLRQETYLALATTFVVLRLLYSFFPTLLICIQFAWRRVIQNIRLGSLLEHPLIYLKRLIQSFNCLKEPCKRSNLQEGAMNARAWASKSLATVSIGEESSSRGMHQ; encoded by the exons ATGAGGGTTTGGGGATCGGAGATCGTCTTCGCCGTGTTGCTCTGTGGGACCCTCTCTTCCACCGCTCAACCGCATCATAATCATCGTAGGTTTTCtcagaccaccaccaccgctaCAGTCTGTCCCGTCCACTCCCTTCTCGATTTCGTCTTAGGGTTTCCAGATTCCACATGCCCTCTTCCCGATTCTCTTGGATCCATTGCCGTCACCGAG GGAGATGAGGTTTCTTTGCAGAAGGCGCTGAATATGGTTCACAAGAATAATCACGAGTATGTGGCTGTGCTCTTCTATGCGTCATGGTGCCCTTTCTCGCGCGTGTTTAGACCGGTTTTCTCCGTGCTCTCTGCACTGCACCCTTCCATTCCTCATTTTTCTATTGAAGAATCCTCGGTTAGGCCGAG CATACTGTCCAAATATGGTGTCCATGGTTTCCCTACACTGTTCATTTTGAATTCTACCATGCGGGTTCGGTATCATGGTTCTCGGACACTTGCTTCGCTCATTGGTTTCTACAATGATGTTACAG GGATAAGGATTGATTCACTTGATCAACTATCACTTGAGAAAATTGGTCGTTCTTCCACTGATAAAAGTCATGGTAACACCGAGCCAGAAAGTTGTCCATTTTCATGGGCTAGATCTCCAGAAAATTTGCTGCGGCAGGAAACGTATTTGGCTCTGGCCACTACGTTTGTGGTTTTGAGATTACTATACTCCTTTTTTCCTACGCTGCTTATATGTATTCAATTTGCTTGGAGAAGGGTCATCCAAAATATTAGATTAGGGAGCTTACTGGAGCATCCTTTGATTTATTTGAAGCGGCTAATACAGTCTTTTAACTGTTTGAAAGAGCCGTGCAAGAGAAGTAATCTGCAGGAAGGAGCAATGAATGCTAGAGCATGGGCATCCAAGTCCCTAGCCACCGTTTCAATCGGAGAGGAAAGTAGCAGCCGTGGGATGCATCAGTGA
- the LOC106762668 gene encoding 5'-adenylylsulfate reductase-like 4 isoform X1: protein MRVWGSEIVFAVLLCGTLSSTAQPHHNHRRFSQTTTTATVCPVHSLLDFVLGFPDSTCPLPDSLGSIAVTEGDEVSLQKALNMVHKNNHEYVAVLFYASWCPFSRVFRPVFSVLSALHPSIPHFSIEESSVRPRFVILSKYGVHGFPTLFILNSTMRVRYHGSRTLASLIGFYNDVTGIRIDSLDQLSLEKIGRSSTDKSHGNTEPESCPFSWARSPENLLRQETYLALATTFVVLRLLYSFFPTLLICIQFAWRRVIQNIRLGSLLEHPLIYLKRLIQSFNCLKEPCKRSNLQEGAMNARAWASKSLATVSIGEESSSRGMHQ from the exons ATGAGGGTTTGGGGATCGGAGATCGTCTTCGCCGTGTTGCTCTGTGGGACCCTCTCTTCCACCGCTCAACCGCATCATAATCATCGTAGGTTTTCtcagaccaccaccaccgctaCAGTCTGTCCCGTCCACTCCCTTCTCGATTTCGTCTTAGGGTTTCCAGATTCCACATGCCCTCTTCCCGATTCTCTTGGATCCATTGCCGTCACCGAG GGAGATGAGGTTTCTTTGCAGAAGGCGCTGAATATGGTTCACAAGAATAATCACGAGTATGTGGCTGTGCTCTTCTATGCGTCATGGTGCCCTTTCTCGCGCGTGTTTAGACCGGTTTTCTCCGTGCTCTCTGCACTGCACCCTTCCATTCCTCATTTTTCTATTGAAGAATCCTCGGTTAGGCCGAGGTTTGT CATACTGTCCAAATATGGTGTCCATGGTTTCCCTACACTGTTCATTTTGAATTCTACCATGCGGGTTCGGTATCATGGTTCTCGGACACTTGCTTCGCTCATTGGTTTCTACAATGATGTTACAG GGATAAGGATTGATTCACTTGATCAACTATCACTTGAGAAAATTGGTCGTTCTTCCACTGATAAAAGTCATGGTAACACCGAGCCAGAAAGTTGTCCATTTTCATGGGCTAGATCTCCAGAAAATTTGCTGCGGCAGGAAACGTATTTGGCTCTGGCCACTACGTTTGTGGTTTTGAGATTACTATACTCCTTTTTTCCTACGCTGCTTATATGTATTCAATTTGCTTGGAGAAGGGTCATCCAAAATATTAGATTAGGGAGCTTACTGGAGCATCCTTTGATTTATTTGAAGCGGCTAATACAGTCTTTTAACTGTTTGAAAGAGCCGTGCAAGAGAAGTAATCTGCAGGAAGGAGCAATGAATGCTAGAGCATGGGCATCCAAGTCCCTAGCCACCGTTTCAATCGGAGAGGAAAGTAGCAGCCGTGGGATGCATCAGTGA
- the LOC106760933 gene encoding probable protein phosphatase 2C 10 isoform X1 — protein MDKLCCFKASYSQLVAARSSSSTGKGKNHEGSIKYGFSLVKGKANHPMEDYHVAKFAQIKDNELGLFAIYDGHLGDRVPAYLQKHLFTNILREEEFWEDPTLSISKAYEITDQEILSNSSDLGRGGSTAVTAILINGRRLWIANVGDSRAVLSRKGQALQMTIDHEPNMERGSIENRGGFVSNLPGDVPRVNGQLAVSRAFGDKSLKSHLRSDPDVQNTDIDVDTEILIIASDGLWKVMTNQDAVDIARRSKDPQKAAKQLTAEALKRDSKDDISCVVVKFR, from the exons atgGATAAGTTGTGCTGTTTTAAGGCTTCTTACTCTCAG CTTGTAGCAGCACGTTCTTCATCCAGCACTGGTAAGGGGAAAAATCATGAAGGCTCAATAAAGTATGGTTTCAGCCTTGTGAAAGGGAAAGCTAATCACCCAATGGAGGACTATCATGTTGCCAAGTTTGCTCAGATAAAAGACAATGAATTGGGTTTATTTGCTATCTATGATGGCCATTTGGGTGACCGTGTGCCTGCCTACTTACAGAAACATTTGTTTACCAACATTCTGCGGGAG GAGGAATTTTGGGAAGACCCCACTCTTTCCATCTCAAAAGCTTACGAGATCACAGATCAGGAAATTCTATCAAACAGTTCTGACCTTGGGCGTGGTGGATCAACAGCCGTAACTGCTATATTGATCAATGGGCGAAGGTTATGGATAGCTAATGTTGGAGACTCACGAGCTGTTCTTTCTAGAAAAGGTCAAGCTTTACAAATGACTATAGACCACGAGCCAAACATGGAACGAGGTAGCATTGAGAATAGAGGTGGCTTTGTCTCTAATTTGCCAG GTGATGTGCCTAGAGTAAATGGACAACTTGCTGTTTCTCGAGCATTTGGTGACAAGAGTCTCAAGTCACATTTGCGATCAGACCCTGATGTGCAGAACACTGACATAGATGTTGATACTGAGATTCTAATAATTGCAAGTGATGGACTTTGGAAG GTGATGACTAATCAAGACGCTGTGGATATTGCTAGAAGATCGAAAGACCCACAGAAGGCAGCTAAGCAACTTACTGCTGAAGCATTAAAAAGAGATAGTAAAGATGATATATCTTGTGTTGTGGTTAAATTCAGGTGA